One genomic region from Clostridium saccharobutylicum DSM 13864 encodes:
- a CDS encoding DNA polymerase III subunit alpha, producing the protein MEEKQFCHLHLHTEYSLLDGSGKVPNIMKRAKELGMKSIAITDHGVLYGLVDFYKAAKENGIKPILGCEVYVVAKSMKIKQPDKDNANHHLVLLVKNEVGYENLMKIVSTASIDGFYYKPRVDHEYLRTHSEGLIALSACLGGEVQSYHLKGNYEKAKEVALIYKEIFKDDFYIEVQNHGMEEQKKVNEENIRLSRETGIPLVATNDVHYINLEDSKSHDVLMCIQTAKTIDDPNRRRYPSDQFYLKSAEEMWDMFSYIPEALENTIKIAEQCNFDYKFHESKLPRFPLEQGQDPYEYLRNTCYRGLIERYDVFEELLDRPLNYDEINKIKESNEKAKEYVDRLEYELGIINQMGYVDYFLIVWDFIRFSYESGIPTGPGRGSAAGSIVAFTLGITKIDPIKYSLIFERFLNPERVSMPDIDSDFCYERRQEVIDYVVEKYGEDCVSQIITFGTMAARLCIRDVGRAMNYSYSEVDKIAKMIPTMLGITINKALELNPELKSAYDNDDRIKTLIDVSMDLEGLPRHSSTHAAGVVIASKPLVEYVPLQKNDEMIVTQFGMTTLEELGLLKMDFLGLRTLTVMNDAVNMVKANRGIEIDLDKIDFADKEVYKMIGEGKTAGVFQLESAGMTSFMKELKPDNLEDIIAGISLYRPGPMAEIPRYIEGKRNAETVQYETPELEDILNVTYGVMVYQEQVMEIVRKLAGYSMGRSDMVRRAMSKKKHKVMEEERKNFIHGIIENGEVVVPGCIRNGISEEAANKIFDSMMDFASYAFNKSHAAAYAVVGYQTAYLMRYCPVEMIAAMLNSIMGINEKVAHYIGIAEELGIQVLPPDINESFSKFTVKGDKIRFGLAAIKNVGANVVESIVKARENKGTFESLVDFINKMDPSSINKRAVECLIKAGALDNFKVFRSKMLAVHEKLIDNISSDKRRNIDGQISLFATEELKNPEVRYPEIKEFNKKNLLAMEKEMTGLYITGHPLDDYVQSLKMQTTNEISDAFLVQETLDDSLENDIGEIGIFDDKNTLQDNDRVILGGILAQVNQKVTRNNTIMAFLRLEDLTGVIEVIVFPKTLDKVKNLCMTDNLVIVKGRLSLKEDEPPKLICESMEPLEKINTSKVYLRADDQIHAKEISKKLKELLDEQYKGDTPIYICAIKEKQKFRVSRDRWITLDNDALDILKESFGEENVKIQDL; encoded by the coding sequence AGAGAGCAAAAGAATTAGGGATGAAGAGCATTGCAATAACAGATCATGGAGTCTTATATGGACTGGTGGATTTTTATAAAGCAGCTAAGGAAAATGGAATAAAACCAATTTTAGGTTGTGAAGTTTATGTTGTTGCTAAATCTATGAAAATTAAGCAACCAGATAAGGATAATGCAAATCATCATCTTGTTTTGCTTGTAAAAAATGAAGTCGGATATGAAAATTTAATGAAAATAGTATCAACTGCATCTATAGATGGCTTTTATTATAAACCAAGAGTTGATCATGAATATCTTAGAACACATAGTGAAGGATTGATTGCTTTAAGTGCTTGTTTAGGAGGAGAAGTACAATCTTATCACCTTAAAGGCAATTATGAAAAAGCTAAAGAAGTAGCTTTAATATATAAAGAGATATTCAAAGATGATTTTTATATTGAAGTTCAAAACCATGGAATGGAAGAGCAAAAGAAGGTAAATGAAGAAAATATAAGATTATCTAGAGAAACAGGAATACCATTAGTTGCTACTAATGATGTCCATTATATAAATCTAGAAGATTCTAAATCACATGATGTCTTAATGTGCATACAAACAGCTAAGACGATAGATGATCCTAATAGAAGAAGATATCCTTCAGATCAGTTTTATTTAAAGTCAGCAGAGGAAATGTGGGATATGTTCTCGTACATACCAGAAGCATTAGAAAATACTATCAAAATTGCAGAACAGTGTAATTTTGATTATAAATTTCATGAATCAAAATTACCAAGGTTTCCACTGGAACAAGGGCAAGATCCATATGAATATCTTAGAAACACATGTTATAGAGGTTTAATAGAACGATATGATGTTTTTGAAGAATTATTGGATAGACCTTTAAATTACGATGAAATTAATAAAATAAAGGAATCTAATGAAAAGGCAAAAGAATATGTAGATAGATTAGAATATGAACTTGGAATAATAAACCAAATGGGGTATGTTGATTATTTCTTAATTGTTTGGGATTTTATTAGATTTTCATATGAAAGCGGAATACCAACTGGACCAGGTAGAGGTTCTGCAGCAGGATCAATAGTAGCATTTACTTTAGGAATTACTAAGATAGATCCAATAAAATATAGTTTAATCTTTGAACGTTTCTTAAATCCAGAAAGAGTGTCTATGCCAGATATAGATAGTGATTTCTGTTATGAAAGAAGACAAGAGGTAATTGATTATGTTGTAGAAAAGTATGGTGAAGACTGTGTATCTCAAATAATAACATTTGGTACTATGGCAGCTAGATTATGTATTAGAGATGTGGGAAGAGCTATGAATTATAGCTATTCAGAAGTTGATAAGATAGCAAAAATGATACCAACCATGCTTGGAATAACTATAAATAAAGCTCTAGAACTTAATCCAGAGCTTAAATCAGCGTATGATAATGATGATAGGATAAAAACACTAATAGATGTTTCGATGGACTTAGAAGGACTGCCAAGGCATTCCTCAACACATGCAGCAGGTGTAGTTATCGCATCAAAGCCATTAGTTGAATATGTTCCACTTCAAAAGAACGATGAAATGATAGTAACTCAATTTGGAATGACAACTTTAGAAGAGTTAGGATTGCTTAAGATGGACTTCTTAGGTCTTAGAACATTAACAGTTATGAATGATGCTGTTAATATGGTTAAGGCTAATAGGGGGATAGAGATAGACCTTGATAAAATAGACTTTGCAGATAAAGAAGTATATAAGATGATTGGTGAAGGAAAGACAGCAGGTGTATTCCAATTAGAATCGGCAGGTATGACTTCGTTCATGAAAGAATTAAAACCTGATAATTTGGAAGATATTATTGCAGGAATTTCTTTATATAGACCAGGTCCTATGGCGGAAATACCAAGATATATAGAAGGAAAGAGAAATGCAGAGACAGTTCAGTATGAAACACCTGAATTGGAAGATATACTTAATGTTACGTATGGGGTAATGGTTTATCAGGAACAAGTAATGGAAATTGTTAGAAAACTAGCTGGATACTCCATGGGACGAAGTGATATGGTTAGAAGAGCTATGTCTAAGAAGAAACACAAGGTCATGGAAGAAGAAAGAAAAAATTTCATTCATGGCATTATTGAAAATGGAGAAGTTGTAGTTCCTGGTTGTATAAGAAATGGCATTAGTGAAGAGGCAGCAAACAAAATATTTGATTCTATGATGGACTTTGCATCGTATGCGTTTAATAAATCCCATGCAGCTGCATATGCAGTTGTAGGATATCAAACAGCGTATTTAATGAGGTACTGTCCAGTAGAAATGATTGCAGCTATGCTTAATTCAATTATGGGAATAAACGAAAAAGTGGCACATTATATTGGAATTGCTGAAGAATTAGGAATACAAGTGTTACCACCTGATATAAACGAAAGTTTCTCTAAATTTACTGTTAAGGGAGATAAAATCAGGTTTGGGCTGGCGGCAATAAAAAATGTTGGAGCTAATGTGGTAGAAAGTATAGTAAAAGCAAGAGAGAATAAGGGAACATTTGAATCATTGGTTGATTTTATAAATAAAATGGATCCTTCATCAATAAACAAACGTGCGGTAGAATGTTTAATAAAAGCAGGAGCTTTAGATAATTTTAAAGTTTTTAGATCAAAAATGCTAGCGGTTCATGAAAAGCTGATTGATAATATATCAAGTGATAAAAGAAGAAATATTGATGGACAAATAAGCCTTTTTGCTACTGAGGAATTAAAAAATCCAGAAGTTAGATATCCAGAAATAAAGGAATTTAATAAGAAAAACCTATTAGCAATGGAGAAAGAAATGACTGGACTTTATATTACAGGTCATCCGTTAGATGATTATGTTCAAAGTCTAAAAATGCAGACTACTAATGAAATATCAGATGCATTTTTAGTTCAAGAAACTCTTGATGATTCATTAGAAAATGATATAGGTGAAATTGGAATTTTTGATGATAAAAATACTCTTCAAGATAATGATAGAGTAATTCTTGGAGGAATACTTGCACAGGTTAACCAAAAGGTAACAAGAAATAATACAATAATGGCATTTCTAAGGCTTGAAGATTTGACAGGAGTAATAGAAGTTATTGTATTTCCTAAGACATTAGATAAAGTTAAAAATTTATGCATGACTGATAATTTGGTAATAGTAAAAGGTAGACTAAGCTTAAAAGAAGATGAACCACCAAAGCTTATATGTGAGAGCATGGAACCATTGGAAAAGATTAATACATCAAAGGTATATTTAAGGGCAGATGACCAAATCCACGCTAAGGAAATTAGTAAAAAACTTAAGGAATTGCTAGATGAACAATATAAAGGTGATACGCCTATATATATATGTGCAATTAAGGAAAAACAAAAATTTAGAGTTTCAAGAGATAGATGGATAACATTGGATAATGATGCACTAGATATATTAAAGGAAAGCTTTGGAGAGGAAAATGTAAAAATACAAGATTTATAA